DNA from Campylobacter sp. RM5004:
TATTAAGATAAATAAAGATAATTATTTTTATAATTTAAACGAATGCTTAAAAAGAGTTAAGGATATAAATAAGCTAATAATTATTCTAAAAGACAATGCTTACGGGCATGATATAAATATTATTAGTGATTTTGCATTAGAGTTTAATGTAACTTATGCAGCAGTAAAAAATCAAGAAGAAGCACAAAAAATCAAAGATAAATTTAAAAACATTTTAATCCTTTCTCAAATCCCAAAATATTATGAAGCAAAAGATAATTATGTATTAGCAATAAACGATATAAATTATTTAAATTATGTAAAAAAGGGCGATAAAATAGCCCTAAAATTAGATAGCGGAATGCATAGAAGTGGAATAAACACTCATAATCTTGAAGATGTTTTAAAGCTTATTAAAGATAAAAATCTTAAGCTAGTTTCAGCATTTACGCATTATTCAAGCCCAAATAATATAAAATTTCAAAAGCCAAATTATATAAAAATGAAAGAGTATTTAGAGCAAAATTATGATGAAGAATTATTCTTTCATTCGGCAAATTCTAGCACCTTGTTTTTAGGCGAAAATGATATTGATGGTGCTGCTCGTGTTGGCTTAGCTCAATTTGGTTATTGTGATGTTAAGGCTAATTTAAAACCTGTTTTAAGCCTTTGGGCAGAAAAAATTAGCTCAAGAAAAATCCATAAAAATGATAGCATAGGATATGATGAGGTTTTTGTTAGTGATGATGAATTTGTGGCTGCTAATTATGATTTAGGTTATGCTGATGGTTTGCTTTATTATAAAGGCGAAGGTGAAGTTTATT
Protein-coding regions in this window:
- a CDS encoding alanine racemase, encoding MAFIKINKDNYFYNLNECLKRVKDINKLIIILKDNAYGHDINIISDFALEFNVTYAAVKNQEEAQKIKDKFKNILILSQIPKYYEAKDNYVLAINDINYLNYVKKGDKIALKLDSGMHRSGINTHNLEDVLKLIKDKNLKLVSAFTHYSSPNNIKFQKPNYIKMKEYLEQNYDEELFFHSANSSTLFLGENDIDGAARVGLAQFGYCDVKANLKPVLSLWAEKISSRKIHKNDSIGYDEVFVSDDEFVAANYDLGYADGLLYYKGEGEVYLADDKSKILGKISMDSFSTYDLEDEVCVFDNALKYANYFNTNPYEALVRLNPNIKKIIV